One genomic window of Paenisporosarcina antarctica includes the following:
- the prfB gene encoding peptide chain release factor 2 (programmed frameshift), with translation MELSDVRNELDRIAGKLSDFRGSLDLENKEARIAELDENMSMPDFWNDQNAAQAVISDGNALKEIVNEFNDLVEVHENLEMTLELLREEADEELHEELANEMKEFTAKMNDFELQMLLSEEYDKNNAILELHPGAGGTESQDWGSMLLRMYQRWAEKKGFKVETLDYLAGDEAGIKSVTLGITGHNAYGYLKAEKGVHRLVRISPFDSSGRRHTSFVSCEVMPEFNDEIEIDIRTEDLKVDTYRASGAGGQHINTTDSAIRITHLPTGAVVTCQQERSQIKNRAKAMTMLKAKLYALKIEEKEAQMLEIRGEQKEIGWGSQIRSYVFHPYAMVKDHRTSAESGNVQGVMDGDIDLFVNAYLRSRMN, from the exons ATGGAATTATCAGATGTAAGAAATGAATTAGATAGAATAGCTGGAAAATTATCAGACTTTAGGGGGTCTCTT GACTTAGAAAACAAAGAGGCTCGTATAGCAGAGTTAGATGAAAACATGTCAATGCCTGATTTCTGGAATGATCAAAATGCAGCTCAAGCCGTTATTAGTGACGGCAATGCGTTGAAAGAAATCGTTAATGAGTTTAATGATTTAGTAGAGGTTCATGAAAACTTAGAAATGACGCTTGAGTTATTACGTGAAGAAGCAGATGAAGAATTGCACGAAGAACTTGCCAATGAAATGAAAGAATTCACAGCGAAGATGAATGACTTCGAATTGCAAATGTTACTGAGTGAAGAATATGACAAAAACAACGCAATTTTAGAACTGCACCCAGGTGCGGGAGGTACCGAGTCTCAAGACTGGGGCTCGATGTTACTCCGCATGTATCAACGTTGGGCTGAGAAAAAAGGATTCAAAGTGGAAACCTTGGATTACTTAGCTGGGGACGAAGCGGGAATTAAATCTGTCACACTTGGTATTACAGGGCACAACGCTTACGGTTATTTAAAAGCGGAAAAAGGTGTTCATCGCCTCGTTCGGATTTCTCCTTTCGATTCGTCAGGAAGACGTCACACTTCTTTCGTTTCGTGTGAAGTCATGCCAGAATTTAATGATGAAATAGAAATTGATATTCGTACGGAAGATTTGAAAGTAGATACGTACCGCGCAAGTGGTGCAGGTGGTCAGCATATTAATACGACTGACTCTGCCATACGTATCACTCACTTGCCAACAGGCGCAGTCGTAACGTGTCAGCAGGAACGTTCTCAAATCAAAAACCGAGCAAAAGCAATGACTATGTTAAAAGCGAAATTATATGCATTGAAGATTGAAGAAAAAGAAGCACAAATGCTTGAAATTCGTGGAGAGCAAAAAGAAATTGGATGGGGCAGTCAAATACGTTCATATGTATTCCACCCGTATGCAATGGTGAAAGATCACCGAACTAGTGCAGAAAGTGGTAATGTTCAAGGCGTTATGGACGGTGACATCGATTTATTTGTCAATGCATATTTACGATCAAGAATGAACTAA
- the secA gene encoding preprotein translocase subunit SecA, which translates to MLGVLNKVFDLNKRDLKRLEKVANQVETFAKDIEALTDEQLRAKTDEFKSLFAKGTELADIQAEAYAVVREASKRVLGMYPFHVQVMGAAALHEGNISEMKTGEGKTLTSTMPVYLNAITGKGVHVVTVNEYLASRDAAEMGLLYNFLGLTVGLNLNSLNKDEKREAYAADITYSTNNELGFDYLRDNMVLYKEEHVQRPLYFAVIDEVDSILIDEARTPLIISGQAAKSAQLYKQSNALVRALRKEEDYSYDESTKGVVLTEAGIEKVEKTFGIDNLFELTHVGLNHAINQSLKAHASMHNDVDYVVQEDSVVIVDSFTGRLMKGRRYSDGLHQAIEAKEGLEIQNESMTMATITFQNFFRMYEKLSGMTGTAKTEEEEFRNIYNMNVIVIPTNRVIVRDDRADLIYSSMEGKYKAVADDIAERNKAGQPVLVGTVAIETSEIISKLLTKHGIRHSVLNAKNHEHEAEIVAEAGHKGSVTIATNMAGRGTDIKLGEGVIEVGGLAVIGTERHESRRIDNQLRGRSGRQGDPGITQFYLSMEDELMRRFGSDNMRAMMTRLGMDDTAPIQSKMVTRAVEGAQKRVEGNNFDARKRLLQYDDVLRQQREIIYKERLEVLETDNMRGLVETMIDDVIERAVAAHVSPDKQGDMNLKGLEDFTFANLLPEGVVTQEHLTGKSENDVVDYLKTAVYEHYNAKEVEMTPERMREFEKVVLLRSIDSKWIDHIDAMDQLRQGIHLRAYGQIDPLREYQNEGFTMFEAMVDSVQEDVTKYAMKAEIRNNLQREEVAKGQAVNPKEDGGTVKKSPIRSEATVGRNEMCPCGSGKKFKHCHGAV; encoded by the coding sequence ATGCTTGGTGTATTAAATAAGGTATTTGACTTAAATAAGCGTGATCTGAAAAGATTAGAAAAAGTTGCTAATCAAGTTGAAACATTTGCAAAAGACATAGAAGCATTAACTGATGAACAGTTACGTGCTAAAACTGATGAGTTTAAAAGTCTTTTTGCTAAAGGGACTGAATTAGCCGATATTCAAGCGGAAGCATATGCAGTAGTTAGAGAAGCATCGAAACGTGTGCTAGGGATGTACCCTTTCCATGTTCAAGTAATGGGTGCTGCGGCGCTACATGAAGGAAATATATCAGAAATGAAAACCGGTGAAGGGAAGACATTAACGTCCACAATGCCGGTTTATTTGAATGCAATCACTGGAAAAGGTGTTCATGTTGTAACTGTAAACGAATATTTAGCAAGCCGTGATGCTGCTGAAATGGGTCTATTGTATAACTTCTTAGGTTTAACTGTTGGGTTAAATTTAAACAGTTTAAATAAAGATGAGAAACGAGAAGCTTATGCAGCTGATATTACTTATTCGACAAATAATGAACTAGGATTCGACTATTTACGTGACAATATGGTGTTGTACAAAGAAGAACATGTTCAACGTCCTCTTTATTTTGCAGTAATTGACGAAGTTGACTCTATATTAATTGATGAAGCACGTACACCGCTAATTATTTCAGGGCAAGCTGCAAAATCTGCTCAACTTTATAAGCAATCAAATGCACTTGTTCGCGCACTTCGAAAAGAAGAAGACTATTCGTATGATGAGTCGACTAAAGGCGTTGTATTAACTGAAGCAGGTATTGAAAAAGTTGAAAAAACGTTTGGAATAGATAACTTGTTTGAGTTGACGCATGTTGGTTTAAATCATGCGATTAATCAGTCATTAAAGGCACATGCTAGTATGCACAATGATGTGGATTATGTTGTTCAAGAAGATAGCGTTGTAATTGTTGACTCATTCACAGGTCGCTTAATGAAAGGTAGACGCTATTCTGATGGTCTTCATCAAGCTATAGAAGCGAAAGAAGGCCTAGAGATTCAAAATGAATCCATGACGATGGCTACCATTACGTTCCAAAACTTTTTCCGGATGTACGAAAAACTTTCTGGTATGACTGGTACTGCAAAAACGGAAGAAGAAGAATTCCGTAACATTTACAATATGAATGTTATTGTCATTCCAACTAATCGAGTTATTGTTCGTGACGATCGTGCAGACTTAATTTATTCATCAATGGAAGGTAAATATAAAGCAGTGGCAGATGATATTGCAGAGCGCAATAAAGCAGGTCAACCTGTCTTGGTAGGTACTGTTGCAATAGAAACTTCTGAAATAATTTCAAAATTGTTAACGAAACATGGAATCCGTCATAGCGTGTTGAACGCGAAAAATCATGAGCATGAAGCAGAAATTGTTGCCGAAGCAGGCCATAAAGGCTCCGTTACGATTGCAACAAATATGGCGGGTCGTGGTACGGATATTAAATTAGGCGAAGGCGTGATCGAAGTTGGCGGCTTAGCAGTAATTGGTACAGAACGTCATGAATCTCGTCGTATTGATAATCAACTTCGTGGTCGTTCAGGTCGTCAAGGAGACCCAGGTATAACGCAGTTCTATTTATCAATGGAAGACGAATTAATGCGTCGTTTTGGCTCAGACAATATGCGTGCAATGATGACGCGTCTGGGAATGGATGATACAGCGCCGATCCAATCTAAAATGGTGACACGTGCTGTTGAAGGCGCACAAAAACGAGTAGAAGGAAATAACTTCGATGCACGTAAACGTTTGCTTCAATATGATGATGTGTTACGTCAACAACGTGAGATTATTTATAAAGAACGTTTAGAAGTACTAGAGACAGATAATATGCGTGGTCTTGTTGAAACGATGATTGATGATGTAATTGAGCGAGCAGTTGCTGCTCACGTTTCTCCTGATAAGCAAGGCGATATGAATTTGAAAGGTCTTGAAGATTTCACTTTCGCAAACCTATTGCCTGAGGGAGTTGTAACTCAAGAGCATTTAACTGGTAAGTCAGAGAATGATGTAGTCGATTACTTAAAAACGGCTGTCTATGAGCATTACAATGCGAAGGAAGTAGAAATGACGCCTGAACGTATGCGTGAATTTGAGAAAGTTGTCTTACTACGTTCGATTGATTCAAAATGGATTGACCATATTGATGCGATGGATCAGTTGCGACAAGGAATTCATTTACGTGCATATGGACAGATTGATCCTCTTCGAGAGTATCAAAACGAAGGATTTACAATGTTCGAAGCCATGGTTGATTCTGTTCAAGAAGACGTGACTAAGTATGCCATGAAAGCTGAAATACGTAATAACTTGCAACGAGAAGAAGTGGCAAAAGGTCAGGCAGTAAACCCGAAAGAAGATGGTGGTACCGTTAAGAAATCGCCTATTCGAAGCGAAGCAACTGTCGGACGAAATGAAATGTGCCCATGCGGCAGTGGCAAGAAGTTTAAACATTGTCACGGTGCAGTGTGA
- the hpf gene encoding ribosome hibernation-promoting factor, HPF/YfiA family, with protein sequence MLKFNIRGENVEVTPAIREHVESKINKVERYFAEEVEANANVNLKIYNDSQTKVEVTIPMKNLTLRAEERHNDLYAAVDLIVDKLERQIRKHKTKVNRKFREREGVGTFFANFQSPEQAAFKDENEEDFQIVRTKQFELKPMDQEEAVLQMDMLGHNFFVFTDAESNATNIVYKRKDGKYGLIETN encoded by the coding sequence ATGTTAAAATTTAATATTCGCGGTGAAAACGTTGAGGTAACTCCTGCGATTCGCGAGCACGTTGAAAGTAAAATTAATAAAGTAGAACGTTATTTTGCTGAAGAAGTTGAAGCGAACGCAAATGTCAATTTGAAAATTTATAATGATAGTCAAACAAAAGTTGAAGTTACGATTCCAATGAAGAATCTAACGCTTCGTGCTGAAGAAAGACATAACGATTTATATGCAGCAGTTGATTTAATCGTCGACAAATTAGAGCGTCAGATTCGTAAACATAAGACTAAGGTTAATCGCAAGTTCCGTGAACGTGAAGGAGTAGGTACATTCTTTGCTAATTTCCAGTCTCCTGAACAAGCGGCGTTCAAGGATGAAAATGAAGAGGATTTCCAAATTGTTCGAACAAAACAATTTGAATTAAAACCAATGGATCAAGAAGAAGCGGTTTTGCAAATGGATATGCTAGGACATAATTTCTTCGTCTTTACAGATGCTGAGTCGAACGCTACAAATATTGTTTACAAACGTAAAGATGGTAAGTATGGTTTAATCGAAACAAATTAA
- a CDS encoding ComF family protein, with protein sequence MSKFEKMKDRESENEWKGTIYDGALDSVQSIYIYNEWMKQVFQQYKFQLDVDLAKIFVSDFQLLNKVQELIVPIPLHPEMLLMRTFSQVDQLLIAANVPFTHVLAKTLNRSQVGKSKKDRMSSELFFSVTTDVQNKNILLVDDLYTTGTTLHHAAYALKKSGAQRVIAVTLIRA encoded by the coding sequence TTGTCTAAATTTGAAAAAATGAAGGATAGAGAGAGTGAAAATGAGTGGAAAGGGACAATATATGATGGAGCTCTTGATTCCGTCCAATCAATTTACATCTACAATGAATGGATGAAACAAGTATTTCAACAATATAAATTTCAGCTTGACGTGGACTTAGCAAAAATCTTTGTTTCTGATTTTCAATTGTTAAATAAAGTTCAGGAACTAATTGTACCCATTCCACTTCATCCGGAAATGTTGCTGATGAGAACTTTTTCGCAAGTAGATCAATTGCTTATTGCAGCAAATGTTCCGTTTACACATGTTTTAGCAAAGACGCTAAATCGTTCACAAGTAGGAAAATCGAAAAAAGATCGCATGTCTTCAGAATTATTTTTTTCAGTTACAACCGACGTTCAAAATAAGAACATATTATTAGTCGATGACTTGTATACAACTGGCACCACACTGCATCATGCCGCCTATGCTTTGAAGAAATCCGGTGCTCAAAGAGTAATCGCTGTGACACTTATTCGTGCGTAA
- a CDS encoding DEAD/DEAH box helicase, which produces MKDVQAFLSGRIWLKEHTPFSSSVIDNFIDKGFITPHKGIQSNQLSQGKQIHRQCRRCASKQLTAFHCAKCNGTCLYCRHCIRMGRVSSCTELITWTGPEIKSILEHNFRWSGTLTPQQAQASEELMNSIHKNQSHLIHAVCGAGKTELLFPAIFDLLKQGQRVCVATPRTDVVLELVPRFQQVFPQTIIHALYGGSPEHTNYAQLILATTHQLLRFEEAFDVVFVDEADAFPYTVDKSLQFAVQKAKKIHAVVHTITATPSDELLGQAVNISLISQRFHGFLLPVPRFVGLWNYRKHMHKGELSRKLEKWTQQCLKKDQPFLIFFPTISLMERALPLFQQMHQDIRAVHAEDPDRKEKVLQLREKKVCGLLTTTILERGITIPNVQVAVVGADEAIFTSSALIQISGRVGRSVDHPGGDIVFFHHGISFAMDKAKATIEAHNEKRSKL; this is translated from the coding sequence ATGAAAGACGTACAAGCTTTTTTATCAGGTCGAATTTGGTTGAAGGAACATACCCCTTTTTCTTCATCTGTAATCGATAATTTTATTGACAAAGGTTTCATTACTCCCCACAAAGGCATTCAGTCGAATCAACTATCCCAAGGTAAACAAATCCATCGTCAATGTCGACGTTGCGCAAGCAAGCAGTTGACAGCTTTTCACTGTGCTAAATGTAACGGTACTTGTTTGTATTGTAGACATTGTATTCGTATGGGAAGAGTCAGTAGTTGCACCGAGTTAATTACTTGGACAGGACCAGAAATCAAATCAATTTTGGAGCACAACTTTAGGTGGTCTGGGACTTTAACTCCTCAACAAGCACAAGCTTCAGAAGAGTTGATGAATAGTATCCATAAAAATCAAAGCCATTTAATACACGCGGTGTGCGGAGCTGGAAAAACGGAACTATTATTCCCAGCAATATTTGATTTACTTAAGCAAGGTCAACGAGTTTGTGTAGCAACACCGAGGACAGATGTGGTGCTCGAACTCGTTCCAAGGTTTCAACAAGTCTTTCCGCAAACCATCATCCATGCTTTATACGGTGGATCACCTGAACATACAAACTATGCTCAACTCATTTTGGCAACAACTCATCAATTATTGCGTTTTGAAGAAGCCTTTGACGTTGTATTTGTAGATGAAGCGGACGCTTTTCCTTATACGGTGGATAAGTCCTTACAATTTGCCGTACAAAAAGCGAAAAAGATACACGCTGTTGTTCATACGATAACTGCAACTCCTTCTGATGAGCTTTTAGGACAAGCTGTCAACATCTCGCTAATATCACAGCGCTTTCATGGTTTTTTATTGCCGGTACCTCGTTTTGTCGGATTATGGAACTATAGAAAGCATATGCATAAAGGGGAACTTTCACGAAAGTTAGAGAAGTGGACACAACAATGTCTCAAAAAAGATCAACCGTTTCTGATTTTTTTTCCAACAATATCCTTAATGGAACGTGCGCTACCTTTATTTCAGCAGATGCACCAAGATATCCGAGCTGTACATGCAGAAGATCCAGATAGAAAAGAAAAGGTACTTCAACTTCGAGAAAAGAAAGTGTGTGGTTTACTTACAACCACCATACTGGAACGAGGAATTACTATACCAAATGTCCAAGTAGCAGTTGTTGGAGCAGATGAAGCGATATTTACTAGTAGCGCGTTAATTCAAATAAGTGGACGTGTTGGTCGTTCTGTTGATCATCCTGGTGGAGATATAGTTTTTTTTCATCATGGAATTTCTTTTGCGATGGATAAGGCTAAAGCAACGATAGAAGCACATAATGAGAAACGATCAAAATTATGA
- a CDS encoding DUF4440 domain-containing protein codes for MKFKYIIMLVMISILLSACASKENSDETGSVSDGESTSENSALEHEVKDQAKSDVGFEMVGTDIEEAQNVPAEEKKSLIEVFELYITAFNEEDIEKYMSVIATEPEGFDYQGEEKFVKETFTQYEVNRTAEDVTVIKYNENQAQVYASLSISLKQESTGGKLDRTGRQVTVFIKEDGNWRVTSVYFIGDVAQ; via the coding sequence ATGAAATTTAAATATATTATCATGCTTGTGATGATTTCAATACTTTTGTCAGCTTGTGCGAGTAAAGAAAATAGTGATGAAACTGGTTCAGTATCTGATGGTGAATCCACGAGTGAAAATAGTGCGTTGGAACATGAAGTGAAGGATCAAGCGAAATCTGATGTTGGGTTTGAAATGGTGGGAACTGATATTGAGGAAGCTCAAAATGTACCTGCAGAAGAGAAAAAATCGTTAATAGAAGTATTTGAATTGTATATAACTGCTTTTAATGAAGAGGATATTGAGAAATATATGTCTGTAATCGCAACTGAACCTGAAGGGTTTGATTACCAGGGAGAAGAAAAGTTCGTAAAAGAAACGTTTACTCAATATGAAGTGAATCGAACGGCTGAAGATGTGACGGTTATTAAATATAATGAAAATCAAGCACAAGTTTATGCTTCGCTCTCTATTTCACTTAAGCAAGAATCAACTGGTGGAAAGCTTGACCGAACAGGTCGGCAAGTGACCGTTTTTATTAAAGAGGATGGAAACTGGCGTGTGACTAGCGTTTATTTCATCGGTGATGTAGCACAATAA
- a CDS encoding nuclease-related domain-containing protein, whose product MPDSLNVYFRLLQRIPVHHPLYVEIESRINRILVGYNGEAYVDYFLKNIEFPIRYAILKETNIWSSPRSMVQLDTLIITPNFICILEIKAIKDKIAF is encoded by the coding sequence ATGCCTGACTCACTTAACGTTTACTTCAGGTTACTTCAGCGCATTCCGGTTCACCATCCACTCTATGTGGAAATAGAATCAAGAATTAATAGGATACTTGTTGGTTACAATGGTGAAGCTTATGTAGATTATTTTTTGAAGAACATTGAATTCCCTATAAGATATGCAATTTTAAAAGAAACTAATATATGGTCTTCCCCAAGGTCAATGGTCCAACTTGATACACTTATTATTACACCTAATTTCATATGTATTTTAGAAATAAAAGCAATTAAAGATAAAATAGCATTTTAG
- a CDS encoding response regulator: MTKIVIIDDHQLFREGVKRILDFEDSFEVIAEGDDGSDALSLYEQYVPEVMLMDINMPRKNGVEATAELLAKYPEAKVIMLSIHDDESYVMHALKTGALGYMLKEMDADAIIQAIKVVAAGGSYLHPKVTRNLVAEFRRLSERENKGSFHQSEIRRPFHLLTKRECEVLQLLTDGQSNRTIGETLFISEKTVKNHVSSILQKMNVNDRTQAVVTAIKNGWVEVR, encoded by the coding sequence ATGACTAAAATTGTAATTATAGATGACCACCAATTATTCCGTGAAGGTGTAAAACGTATATTAGATTTTGAAGATTCATTTGAAGTGATTGCTGAAGGTGATGATGGAAGTGATGCACTAAGCTTGTATGAACAATATGTACCAGAAGTAATGCTCATGGACATTAATATGCCGCGCAAAAATGGTGTGGAAGCAACTGCCGAGTTATTGGCGAAATATCCTGAAGCTAAAGTTATTATGCTGTCCATACACGATGACGAATCTTATGTAATGCACGCTCTAAAAACAGGTGCTCTTGGATACATGTTAAAAGAGATGGATGCAGATGCAATCATCCAAGCTATTAAAGTTGTCGCTGCTGGCGGTTCTTATTTACATCCAAAAGTAACTCGAAATCTTGTTGCAGAATTCCGACGCTTAAGCGAACGTGAAAACAAAGGGTCATTCCATCAATCAGAAATTCGTCGACCATTCCACTTATTAACAAAACGTGAATGCGAAGTTCTTCAATTATTAACAGATGGTCAAAGTAACCGAACAATAGGTGAAACTTTGTTCATCTCTGAAAAAACTGTAAAAAACCATGTATCAAGTATTCTTCAAAAAATGAACGTAAATGATCGTACACAAGCCGTAGTCACAGCCATTAAAAATGGTTGGGTTGAAGTACGTTAA